CTGATGAGCGCGGCGAATGTGGGATGGTTGTACAGCACCGTCTCGTCGATTTCGACGCGGAGTTGATCCTGCAGAAAAAACGTCAGTTCGACCGAATCGAGAGAATCGAAACCCGAGTCCGCGAACGTCGCGTTCGGGTCGGTCGGTTCACCCAGGTTGCGCTCCTTCATCCATCCTTTGATCATGCCCATGATTTCGTCGGCTGTTTTCGACGCGTGACCAG
This portion of the Paraburkholderia flava genome encodes:
- a CDS encoding acyl carrier protein — protein: MSTQSITQDSNAVQPSGHASKTADEIMGMIKGWMKERNLGEPTDPNATFADSGFDSLDSVELTFFLQDQLRVEIDETVLYNHPTFAALISYVRERL